A stretch of DNA from Endozoicomonas sp. 8E:
AACCATTATTATTTTTACACAACGGCTTGCCATATTGAGTTTACTGGATTCCATCGCGGTCATGGATCATGGCGAGATACTGATGAAAGGAGAAAAGCAAAAAATTCTTGATCAGCTTGCGAGTCAGCCTCCCGGCCGGATGAGGGCTGTATGAGTTTATCACGGTTAAAAGGCAAATCATTCACTCAGGCCGATCTCGATTTTATCACTGACGCCTCTCAAGGCGAGTTATTGCGAACACCATCTGCAGCCAGAGTGACGCTCTGGATAGTATTTGTCATGGTGTTGTTTTTGCTCGTTTGGGCCTATTTCGCCAACATCAATGAAATCGTTCGCGGCCAGGGCAAAGCGACCCCCATTAGCCGTACACAGGTCATTCAAAACCTCGAAGGCGGTACTATTAAAGCAATCCACGTCAGTGAAGGACAATCGGTCATGCAGGGGGAGTTGCTCATGGAGCTTGATCCGACTGTGGCGAGCGGGTCATTGACACAATCGGTCGTGGAGACTTCATCGTTACTTGCAGAAGAAACTCGCCTTTCGGCAGAAGTTGCAGGCATTCACCCTGAATTCACCCCTGAACAAGTTGCCACCCACAACACTTTTATTGATACACAGTTAAAGCTCTACAAAGTGAGACAGGATGAGCTTCATATGCAGCTTGATGATATCCATCTAAAAACAAGCAAGGCTCACCAGGAACTTGTCTCCGCTCAACAGCAGTTGGAAGATCAGCAGCGACAGGTTGATTTGATCCAGCAGCAGCTCAAAATGAACGAGCCTCTACTTAAAATGGGTGCAGTATCTGAGTCGGTTGTGATTGACGTTAAACAACGGCTCAGTCAAGCACAATCAGAGGTTAATAAAACAAACAATCAGATCCCAAAGCTGCAAGCAGAGATTCAGCGCCTTAAGAAAGAAGAAGGCAGTACTT
This window harbors:
- a CDS encoding HlyD family type I secretion periplasmic adaptor subunit, which encodes MSLSRLKGKSFTQADLDFITDASQGELLRTPSAARVTLWIVFVMVLFLLVWAYFANINEIVRGQGKATPISRTQVIQNLEGGTIKAIHVSEGQSVMQGELLMELDPTVASGSLTQSVVETSSLLAEETRLSAEVAGIHPEFTPEQVATHNTFIDTQLKLYKVRQDELHMQLDDIHLKTSKAHQELVSAQQQLEDQQRQVDLIQQQLKMNEPLLKMGAVSESVVIDVKQRLSQAQSEVNKTNNQIPKLQAEIQRLKKEEGSTLSGFRAEAQEQLSEVRTRLGIARGKKTVNEASVQNTELHSPVDGVIQKLYVTTIGGVAKPGAELIDIVPVGDELLVEAKVKPKDIGFVQHGQHAKVKISAFDFAVYGGLDGRVQTISADSITDQHGDSFYIVKVRVEKAYFGEGYSHLNVIPGMQATVDISVAERSVLQYITKPLLRALQ